From a region of the Constantimarinum furrinae genome:
- a CDS encoding cold-shock protein, producing MKEGTVKFFNNAKGFGFITIKDTNEEIFVHSTNLMEDIREDDNVQFEVEKGEKGLSAIKVSLI from the coding sequence ATGAAAGAAGGTACCGTAAAATTTTTCAATAATGCCAAAGGATTTGGCTTTATTACTATTAAAGACACTAACGAAGAGATCTTCGTACACAGCACAAATCTTATGGAGGATATCCGGGAAGATGACAATGTTCAATTTGAAGTTGAAAAAGGAGAAAAAGGATTAAGCGCCATAAAAGTGAGCCTTATCTAG
- a CDS encoding adenylate/guanylate cyclase domain-containing protein has translation MNFNYKAYYFLIGFILSLIHTGVAQDQAVADSLRLIYLQGTVKGEEKLELLRNLAFNAANDLELSLQYADELIRQAQKEENYLYLYRGFSQKGQTYRLAGELPLALEAFFKCSEAAVKVENGKYEGGAYLTIADVYSEIGNTTNAEIYYTKSIDILRKVNDSLSLATALLNSGDEYFNSKNYGLALRNFEESGLIFKNLNYQIGSAYNLGNIGMVYAKQGKPIQAKTYINEAIALLEDVEDYYAISEYLTYMADIFLEQNDWESAVDYASRSLELALKYGLKKQISESNLKLSLLYEGTGNYFKSHAYYKDHIRYRDSVANIEKVQQMADQRTNYEVSKKQAEVDLLEKDAEIQLLKDKRQRTIIYITIAVLLLIIILAIALYRRNLFMQRVKRIIEKEKAVSETLLLNILPATTAEELKQNGKVQAKKFDSVTVLFTDFKDFTQYAENLAPEDLVASIDFYFSKFDAIMEEHGLEKIKTIGDAYMCAGGLQGSTGNHALAMVQAAAEIIQFVQDVKLQGNNGSTPFEIRIGINTGPVVAGVVGTKKFAYDIWGDTVNIASRMESNSTPGKINISEDTYALVKESVSCDFRGEIRVKNKGKMKMYFVQENADL, from the coding sequence ATGAATTTCAATTACAAAGCCTATTATTTTTTAATAGGCTTCATTTTATCGTTGATACATACAGGCGTTGCGCAGGATCAGGCAGTGGCAGACAGCTTGAGACTTATTTATTTGCAAGGCACTGTAAAAGGTGAAGAAAAATTGGAACTGCTGCGAAATTTAGCCTTTAATGCAGCAAATGATCTGGAATTATCCTTGCAATATGCAGACGAACTAATTCGTCAGGCTCAAAAGGAAGAAAATTATCTTTATCTCTACAGAGGATTTAGCCAGAAAGGTCAAACCTATCGTCTTGCAGGAGAGTTACCTCTTGCGTTGGAAGCATTTTTTAAATGTAGTGAGGCAGCCGTAAAAGTTGAAAACGGTAAGTACGAAGGCGGTGCATATCTTACTATAGCAGATGTTTATTCTGAAATTGGCAATACCACCAACGCCGAGATCTATTATACCAAATCCATAGATATCCTAAGAAAGGTGAACGATTCGTTAAGTCTTGCCACAGCATTACTGAATTCGGGTGATGAATACTTTAACAGTAAAAATTACGGTCTCGCACTCCGAAATTTTGAAGAATCGGGATTGATCTTTAAAAATCTGAATTATCAGATAGGAAGCGCCTACAATCTCGGAAATATTGGAATGGTCTATGCCAAACAAGGCAAACCCATACAAGCCAAGACCTATATAAACGAGGCTATTGCCCTGTTGGAAGACGTAGAAGATTACTATGCGATTTCAGAGTACCTTACTTATATGGCCGATATTTTTCTGGAACAGAACGATTGGGAATCGGCTGTAGATTATGCAAGCCGAAGTCTGGAATTAGCACTTAAATACGGTTTAAAGAAACAAATTAGTGAATCGAACCTCAAACTATCCTTACTGTATGAAGGCACGGGAAATTATTTTAAATCCCATGCCTATTATAAAGACCATATAAGGTATAGAGATAGTGTAGCCAATATTGAAAAGGTGCAGCAAATGGCCGATCAGCGTACTAATTACGAAGTATCTAAAAAGCAGGCAGAAGTAGATCTACTGGAAAAAGATGCCGAAATACAGTTGCTCAAGGACAAGCGCCAACGCACCATTATTTATATCACCATTGCAGTACTCCTTCTTATAATTATCCTTGCCATAGCACTTTATCGCCGCAATCTGTTTATGCAACGCGTAAAAAGGATCATAGAAAAAGAGAAAGCAGTTTCAGAAACTTTATTGCTCAATATTCTTCCGGCAACAACGGCAGAAGAATTGAAGCAAAATGGTAAGGTACAAGCCAAAAAATTTGATTCGGTAACGGTATTGTTTACCGATTTTAAAGATTTCACTCAGTATGCCGAAAATTTAGCTCCGGAAGATCTGGTTGCCAGTATCGACTTTTACTTTTCAAAATTTGATGCGATCATGGAAGAGCACGGACTGGAAAAAATTAAAACTATAGGCGATGCCTATATGTGTGCCGGGGGTTTACAAGGATCTACAGGCAATCACGCGCTAGCAATGGTTCAGGCTGCCGCTGAGATCATCCAATTTGTGCAGGACGTGAAATTACAAGGAAATAATGGCAGTACTCCTTTCGAGATTCGAATAGGCATAAATACCGGACCTGTGGTTGCGGGAGTGGTTGGCACCAAGAAGTTTGCCTATGACATTTGGGGGGATACAGTAAACATTGCCTCGCGAATGGAATCCAACTCAACGCCCGGCAAGATCAATATCTCAGAAGATACCTACGCTCTTGTTAAGGAATCTGTTTCCTGTGACTTTAGAGGTGAGATTCGAGTAAAAAATAAAGGCAAAATGAAAATGTATTTCGTACAGGAAAACGCCGACCTTTGA
- the rlmF gene encoding 23S rRNA (adenine(1618)-N(6))-methyltransferase RlmF — MVDDEEISDLCFRHLLYATIIVACTHLNKTVLHPNNIHAAPYHFPALIKAHPPLKEFVHTGKSGQDTVNFAEASAVLHLNKALLKHHYGLTDWNIPPHYLCPPVPGRADYIHHLNDLLTDAEKQKGIKGLDIGVGANCIYPILGSRIYQWKMVGADTDTTAVASAKANVKASEVLKDTIEIRYQPVKANIFEGVIQNNEYFNVSMCNPPFHPSEEEAVKGTLRKLRNLGDTAPQQTKKEIMLNFGGQANELWCNGGEALFIKRMIKQSVPFKMQVGWFTTLVSKKEHLPPIYKQLDKLKAKHTTIAMEQGNKQSRIVAWRFL, encoded by the coding sequence GTGGTCGATGACGAAGAAATTTCAGATCTCTGCTTCAGACACCTGTTATACGCCACAATTATTGTAGCTTGTACGCACTTAAACAAAACCGTCTTGCATCCCAATAATATACACGCTGCGCCATATCATTTCCCTGCACTTATAAAAGCACATCCTCCCCTGAAGGAATTTGTGCATACAGGAAAATCGGGTCAAGACACTGTGAATTTTGCTGAGGCTTCAGCGGTGCTGCACCTGAACAAGGCTCTTTTAAAACACCATTACGGACTCACAGACTGGAATATCCCACCCCACTACCTCTGCCCTCCTGTTCCCGGCAGAGCCGATTATATTCACCACCTTAACGATCTGCTTACCGATGCGGAAAAACAAAAGGGAATAAAAGGACTGGACATAGGTGTAGGTGCCAATTGCATCTACCCCATCCTTGGGAGCCGTATCTATCAATGGAAAATGGTAGGTGCAGACACCGATACGACAGCAGTGGCTTCAGCAAAGGCCAATGTAAAAGCTTCGGAAGTACTTAAAGATACTATTGAAATTCGGTATCAGCCTGTAAAGGCAAACATCTTTGAGGGGGTGATTCAGAATAATGAATATTTCAACGTTAGTATGTGCAATCCGCCCTTCCATCCTTCCGAAGAAGAAGCTGTAAAAGGTACTCTTCGGAAACTGCGAAATCTGGGCGACACAGCTCCCCAACAAACCAAAAAGGAGATCATGCTCAACTTTGGCGGACAGGCCAACGAATTGTGGTGCAATGGCGGTGAAGCCCTGTTTATAAAACGTATGATAAAACAAAGTGTCCCGTTTAAAATGCAAGTGGGGTGGTTTACTACGCTGGTTTCAAAAAAAGAACACCTCCCTCCTATCTACAAACAATTAGACAAACTGAAGGCGAAACATACGACCATTGCTATGGAGCAAGGCAATAAGCAAAGCAGGATCGTCGCCTGGCGGTTTTTGTAA
- a CDS encoding DUF1761 domain-containing protein, translated as MENMIINHWAVLICAVCNLILGAIYYSPALFYKSWKAENKLTDEQLARAHPGKIYGISFILAYLMSYNMAFFLGDASSDIAWGATAGFLVGFGWAAAIFTAIALFEQKSWKYIAINSGYIIIYFTIIGAILGVWR; from the coding sequence ATGGAAAACATGATCATCAATCATTGGGCAGTTTTAATCTGCGCGGTATGTAACTTAATATTAGGTGCTATTTATTACTCACCGGCACTGTTTTACAAGTCATGGAAGGCAGAGAATAAACTAACAGACGAGCAATTAGCACGCGCTCATCCGGGAAAGATCTACGGTATAAGTTTTATACTCGCTTACCTGATGTCCTATAATATGGCATTCTTTTTAGGAGATGCATCCTCGGATATCGCTTGGGGTGCCACGGCGGGCTTTTTGGTTGGGTTTGGATGGGCTGCAGCAATCTTTACCGCTATAGCGCTATTTGAGCAAAAAAGCTGGAAATATATCGCAATTAATTCCGGCTATATTATCATTTACTTTACTATTATTGGAGCAATTCTGGGTGTATGGAGATAA
- a CDS encoding helix-turn-helix domain-containing protein, translated as MIHKSHILTAKLSRYMDAMLYHKDYSPTHTMDKYLPDGTTNIIFELTDTPKYIFDNHTKKPKQKCTHVWFSGVLTDYITISASSEEMIVLVFKPGAAYPLIRESVHRFSNKVVSASEIFGPSIMELYSEIKRATTPDQKFRLIEAWLLTRFNDDDFYSEIIQYAIDRIEQSPSVTNITEIAVKSGYSQKQFIQLFKKYVGITPKQFHRIKRFNEILKAVENKEQISWTAIAQDCGYFDQAHFIKDFKSFSGLNPKQYVNDIGDYPNFFPVK; from the coding sequence GTGATCCATAAAAGTCATATTCTAACCGCAAAGCTATCCAGATATATGGATGCTATGTTGTATCATAAAGACTATTCTCCTACTCACACCATGGATAAATACCTTCCTGATGGCACCACGAACATTATTTTTGAATTAACCGATACTCCTAAATATATCTTCGACAACCATACCAAAAAACCGAAGCAAAAATGTACTCATGTTTGGTTCTCCGGAGTGTTAACCGATTATATTACCATAAGTGCCAGCAGCGAAGAAATGATTGTATTGGTGTTTAAGCCCGGGGCGGCATACCCATTAATTCGGGAATCGGTTCACAGGTTCTCAAATAAAGTAGTTTCGGCTTCTGAAATATTTGGTCCAAGCATTATGGAACTTTATTCGGAGATAAAGCGTGCGACAACTCCCGATCAAAAATTTCGGCTAATAGAAGCTTGGTTGCTTACCCGGTTTAATGATGACGACTTTTATTCAGAAATAATTCAATATGCCATCGACAGGATCGAACAATCTCCTTCAGTAACAAACATCACCGAAATTGCCGTTAAATCGGGATATTCCCAAAAACAATTCATTCAGCTATTTAAAAAATACGTTGGGATAACCCCAAAACAGTTTCATCGTATTAAACGCTTTAATGAAATTTTAAAAGCGGTTGAAAATAAAGAACAAATTTCATGGACCGCCATTGCTCAGGACTGCGGGTATTTCGATCAAGCACACTTTATCAAGGATTTTAAATCTTTTTCCGGTTTAAACCCAAAACAGTATGTAAACGATATTGGAGATTATCCCAACTTCTTTCCGGTAAAGTAA